The Collimonas fungivorans Ter331 genome has a segment encoding these proteins:
- a CDS encoding SDR family oxidoreductase: MSGIKDKVVIITGASSGIGEATARILAAHGARVVLGARRTERLETLAGLIRTAGGIAEYQALDVTQRGQLEDIVALAKSRFGRVDVIVNNAGVMPLSTLEQLKVDEWERMVDVNIKGVLYGIAAALPVMQAQGNGQIINVASVGGHRVVPSAAVYCATKFAVRAISDGLRQEVDNIRVTVISPGVTESELADSITDPAAKLGMQAYRKIAISAEAVARTILFAIEQPADVDLSEIVVRPTASAN; encoded by the coding sequence ATGTCTGGAATCAAGGATAAAGTTGTCATCATCACCGGCGCCAGCAGCGGCATCGGCGAAGCCACCGCCCGCATACTGGCGGCACACGGCGCCCGGGTAGTGCTGGGCGCGCGCCGCACCGAACGCCTGGAAACCCTGGCGGGATTGATCCGCACGGCTGGCGGCATAGCAGAATATCAAGCCCTGGATGTTACCCAACGAGGCCAGCTTGAAGATATCGTGGCGCTCGCCAAAAGCCGCTTCGGCCGGGTCGACGTCATCGTCAACAATGCCGGAGTGATGCCGCTGTCGACGCTGGAGCAGCTGAAGGTGGACGAATGGGAGCGCATGGTGGATGTCAACATCAAGGGCGTACTGTACGGCATCGCCGCTGCCTTGCCAGTCATGCAAGCCCAAGGCAACGGCCAGATCATCAACGTCGCTTCGGTCGGCGGCCATCGGGTGGTGCCGAGCGCGGCGGTATATTGCGCCACCAAGTTTGCCGTACGGGCGATTTCGGACGGCTTGCGTCAGGAAGTCGACAACATCCGGGTGACGGTGATTTCGCCGGGCGTGACCGAATCGGAGCTGGCCGATAGCATCACCGATCCTGCCGCCAAGCTGGGAATGCAGGCTTACCGCAAGATCGCCATTAGCGCGGAGGCAGTCGCCCGCACTATCCTGTTCGCCATCGAACAGCCGGCCGACGTCGACCTCAGCGAGATCGTGGTGCGGCCGACCGCAAGTGCAAACTAA
- a CDS encoding AraC family transcriptional regulator, giving the protein MENSGTIKDSGADHLVSIKQLELARLIEQYTVIDGTHQTAIAPLNLVRLSQPSAPAHGLHKPALCIIAQGQKQAMLADEVYIYNSAQYLVVSVDLPVMGHVTQATPELPYLCLRLDLEPKEIGDMIMTGEVRAKKPDLPARGMFVSKANSSLLDAVLRLVQLLATPQDIPMLAPLAMREILYRLLQDEQGGMLQQIAMSDSQAQHVVKAIELIKRDYRLPLRIENLAREANMSSSSLHHHFKAVTAMTPLQYQKQLRLQEARRLLFAQIGDAATAGHLVGYESPSQFSREYNRMFGSPPARDVARLRAAGAAVGSPA; this is encoded by the coding sequence ATGGAAAATTCAGGAACAATCAAGGACAGCGGCGCTGATCATTTGGTGTCGATCAAGCAACTCGAGCTGGCGCGCCTGATCGAGCAATACACCGTCATCGACGGTACCCACCAGACGGCGATAGCGCCCCTTAATCTGGTGCGGCTGTCGCAGCCTTCGGCGCCGGCCCATGGCTTGCACAAGCCGGCCTTGTGCATCATTGCCCAGGGCCAGAAGCAGGCGATGCTGGCCGATGAAGTCTATATTTACAATTCGGCCCAGTACCTGGTGGTCTCGGTCGACCTGCCGGTCATGGGCCACGTGACGCAAGCCACGCCGGAATTGCCTTACCTGTGCTTGCGCCTGGACCTTGAGCCAAAGGAAATCGGCGACATGATCATGACCGGCGAGGTCCGTGCAAAAAAGCCGGATCTGCCGGCGCGCGGCATGTTTGTCAGCAAAGCCAATTCCAGCCTGCTGGATGCCGTGCTGCGCCTGGTGCAGCTGCTGGCGACGCCGCAGGACATCCCGATGCTGGCGCCGCTGGCAATGCGCGAAATCCTGTACCGCCTGCTGCAGGATGAGCAGGGCGGCATGCTGCAGCAGATCGCCATGTCCGACAGCCAGGCCCAGCACGTGGTGAAGGCGATCGAACTGATCAAGCGCGATTACCGGCTGCCGCTGCGGATCGAAAACCTGGCGCGCGAAGCCAACATGAGCTCGTCTTCGCTGCACCATCATTTCAAGGCGGTGACGGCGATGACGCCGCTGCAATACCAGAAGCAGCTCAGGCTGCAAGAGGCGCGCCGCCTGCTGTTCGCCCAGATCGGCGACGCCGCTACCGCAGGGCACCTGGTCGGTTACGAAAGCCCCTCGCAATTCAGCCGCGAGTACAACCGCATGTTCGGCTCGCCGCCGGCGCGCGATGTGGCGCGCTTGCGGGCTGCCGGTGCGGCGGTCGGTAGTCCGGCTTAG
- the tauC gene encoding taurine ABC transporter permease TauC, translating into MSELSVTFSPLEFELPPEPEASPSAARQRREAPKTKARRAVSERSITLLTVAALLGLWWLLSALALVPPLFLPSPLAVLQKFKAVALDGFVDATLWQHAATSIGRVFAALLLAIFSAIPVGILIGLSSRARAVFDPLIEFYRPIPPLAYLPLIVIWFGIGELSKVLLIYLAIFAPLAIATLHGVRRVDQNRLRAAQTLGASRWQLIRFVILPSAVPDILTGIRIGLGVGWSTLVAAELIAATRGLGFMIQSAAQFLVTDVVIMGILVIALIASSFEYALRWLQRKYVPWEGRA; encoded by the coding sequence CGCCAGCGCCGAGAGGCGCCGAAAACCAAGGCCAGGCGCGCAGTTTCCGAGCGCAGCATCACGCTGCTGACGGTAGCGGCTTTGCTGGGTTTGTGGTGGCTGCTCAGCGCCCTGGCGCTGGTGCCGCCGCTGTTCCTGCCGTCGCCGCTGGCGGTATTGCAGAAATTCAAGGCGGTCGCGCTCGACGGTTTTGTCGACGCCACCTTGTGGCAGCATGCCGCCACCAGCATCGGGCGGGTGTTCGCGGCGCTGCTGCTGGCCATTTTCAGCGCTATTCCAGTGGGCATCCTGATCGGCCTGAGCAGCCGTGCGCGCGCGGTGTTCGATCCGCTGATCGAGTTTTACCGGCCGATCCCACCCCTGGCTTATTTACCGTTGATCGTGATCTGGTTCGGCATCGGCGAACTGTCCAAGGTGCTGCTGATCTACCTGGCGATTTTCGCGCCGCTGGCGATCGCCACCTTGCATGGCGTACGGCGGGTCGACCAGAACCGGCTGAGGGCAGCGCAGACCCTGGGCGCATCGCGCTGGCAGCTGATCCGTTTTGTGATCCTGCCGTCCGCGGTGCCGGACATATTGACTGGGATCCGCATCGGCCTGGGCGTCGGCTGGTCGACCCTGGTCGCGGCGGAGCTGATTGCCGCCACGCGGGGACTGGGTTTTATGATCCAGTCGGCGGCGCAGTTCCTGGTGACCGATGTCGTCATCATGGGGATCCTGGTGATTGCCTTGATTGCTTCCAGTTTTGAATATGCCTTGCGCTGGCTGCAGCGCAAATACGTGCCGTGGGAAGGCCGTGCATAG